The Streptobacillus felis genome window below encodes:
- a CDS encoding pyruvate formate lyase family protein produces the protein MTFKASISHIDRYVDLIDKLILEEKDENRRKEVKLMLEVSKNISRKPANNFIE, from the coding sequence ATTACTTTTAAAGCATCAATATCTCATATTGACAGATATGTTGATTTGATAGATAAATTAATATTAGAAGAAAAAGATGAAAATAGAAGAAAAGAAGTAAAATTAATGTTAGAAGTTTCAAAAAATATTTCTAGAAAACCTGCAAATAACTTCATTGAA